The following is a genomic window from Chitinivorax sp. B.
GGCTGACAAGTGGATTGCAATACGAAAACGTCACGCCCACGGACATTTTCCAGCAACTCGACTGTCACTTCACCATCACTGAAACGGCCAACGGAGATGCGGCCCAACGAAATATCGAGATGGCGGACTACATCACCCGCCAGTTTTGGGTTGGCATTGCCGGTAAAAACCATTAATCCGTCATAAGCCACGTCATCACCTCGGCACATAACAAAAAAAGCGTGTAACGGGTTACACGCTTTTTCATTTTATCTGGCAGGGGAAGAAGGATTCGAACCTTCGAATGTCGGAATCAAAATCCGATGCCTTAACCAACTTGGCGACTCCCCTATTGGAGCTTACTTTACATCGAATAAAGCGGGTGATTATTCAACCCCCTTGCCACGACGCCCTTCATTTCAAGAGGCAGCGATTTAACCACATCTTCGGCAGCTTGTCTAGTTTTTAATTCAACAAATGCACAAGCACCGCTTCCTGACATTTTTGCCTCTCCGTACTGGTTCAGCAATTTTATTGCAGTATCGACTTCTTGATACTGCTCACACACAACCTTCTGCAAGTCATTCCGGGTTGGTGCGTCAGGAAAGGCCGCCACTTTAATAATCGGCGTGTCCCTTGTCAAGCGATCCGATGAAAAAATCTTTGCAGTTGGAACCTGTACAGGGGGAATCAATACCACATACCATGCATCAGGTAATTGAATTTTCTGAAATTGTTCGCCAACACCTTCAGCAAATGCATTTTGACCAAAAATGAATACAGGAACATCAGCCCCCAATTGCAAACCAATTGCCTGAAGTTGGGAGCGTGACAAATGCAATTCCCACAATCGATTCAGTGCAATCAAAGTTGTCGCTGCGTCTGAACTCCCTCCCCCCAGGCCTCCTCCCATAGGCAGGATCTTATCAATTGCAATGTCTACACCCAGTTTGCAGCCGGTTTGTTGCTGTAAAAGGTGTGCAGCTCTGATGATCAAATCATGATCGGTTGGCACACCCGGAACTTCGGTGAGCCGTGTGATCAAGCCGTCCTGCCGAAGACGAAAATGCAGGGTATCGGCAAAATCAATAAAGCGAAACGCCGTTTGCAGTAAGTGATACCCATCAGGACGGCGACCCACTACATGCAAAAATAAATTTAGTTTTGCCGGGGCTGGCAAAGAAAGATCAAAACCGTGTTGAGGAGAGTTCAGCATTCGATATCGACCAGGTATCCACCACCAAGCGGATTTCCAACAGCTTGCGCCGCATAATGATCTTGCCTGGCAAGGAATTATTATCAGGATAGTTTGTGTAAACGATAACCCAACCATTTTGATTGAGTTGGATAATCCGACCTTGTGAATCTTTTTGACTTTGCGACGGGGCATCCGGTATCGGCTGTGCCAGCACCCAATAACGCAAGCCCGTTAAAGGTAACTCCCAGCCTAATAGTTCCTTGCTCAAGGATTCAATGGTGCTGGCATGCTGAATATGCCCATCACCAAAATCAATACTGGCTCCTTGAGCATTTACCTGAAGCTTGGCAACAATGGAACCCAAGGGTGATCGCATTTCAACATCATCACTCGCGGGCAAATGACGCCAGCTGACATTTCCATGTTGACCACCCTTCTCATGCTTGACTCCCAACCGTCCTTGCAGCTCAAAGGCAGACGTTTCTACAGATACAGGAACAGTCGATTGTATACCTGTAATTGTCGGTACGCTTGAACAGGCAGCCAACAAAGTAGTGATACAAATGAGTAGTAACCGCTTCACAGGCCAAACTTCTTGATAACTTGCAAAAGTGCATCATGATCCGGATTTTGCTTAAGCGCGTCATTCCAGGTGTTCTTTGCATCCTGTCGACGCCCCATGGCCCACTGCACCTCACCAATATGAGCGGCAATTTCCGGATCTGGCCGAACTGAATAAGCTTTGTTGAGGTAAGTCAGGCCTTCCTCCAACTTGCCCATGCGAAATTTCACCCACCCCATACTATCAAGGATGAAGGGATCCTCCGGCTCCAGTTTCAGTGCTGATTCAATCAACTTCAAAGCCTCTTCATAACGCTTGGTACGATCGGCCAGCGTAAAACCCAGTGCATTCAAAACCATTGCACTTTCCGGCTTAACCTTGAGAACCGCACGCAAATCTTTTTCTGCTTGCTCGACCCGATCTAACTTTTCCGCAATCATTGCACGGTCATACAGCAAATCCACATTGGTCGGATACTTTCTTAATGAATCTGTTAGCAGACCGTAAGCG
Proteins encoded in this region:
- the ispE gene encoding 4-(cytidine 5'-diphospho)-2-C-methyl-D-erythritol kinase, with protein sequence MLNSPQHGFDLSLPAPAKLNLFLHVVGRRPDGYHLLQTAFRFIDFADTLHFRLRQDGLITRLTEVPGVPTDHDLIIRAAHLLQQQTGCKLGVDIAIDKILPMGGGLGGGSSDAATTLIALNRLWELHLSRSQLQAIGLQLGADVPVFIFGQNAFAEGVGEQFQKIQLPDAWYVVLIPPVQVPTAKIFSSDRLTRDTPIIKVAAFPDAPTRNDLQKVVCEQYQEVDTAIKLLNQYGEAKMSGSGACAFVELKTRQAAEDVVKSLPLEMKGVVARGLNNHPLYSM
- the lolB gene encoding lipoprotein insertase outer membrane protein LolB; the encoded protein is MKRLLLICITTLLAACSSVPTITGIQSTVPVSVETSAFELQGRLGVKHEKGGQHGNVSWRHLPASDDVEMRSPLGSIVAKLQVNAQGASIDFGDGHIQHASTIESLSKELLGWELPLTGLRYWVLAQPIPDAPSQSQKDSQGRIIQLNQNGWVIVYTNYPDNNSLPGKIIMRRKLLEIRLVVDTWSISNAELSSTRF